Below is a window of Thermocrinis jamiesonii DNA.
AAGGGTAGGGTGGAGTTCAAGGTTGATAAAACGGGTAATGTGCATATGCCAGTAGGTAAAGTTTCTTTTGAAGATAGAAAACTTATTGAGAATATATACACTGCGATTGATGCGGTGGTAAAGGCAAAGCCTCCCGGTGCCAAAGGACAGTATGTCAAGAGCATAACTCTTTCTGGGACAATGACTCCAGGTATAAAAGTAGATGTAAGAGAAACTTTAAGAAGACTACAGGAGGCGGTTGCATGAGAAGGGCTTGGGCGTTGAAGGCAAAACTGGTGGATGGATATAAAGATAGAATAAACAGGTCTAATCTGGTGATATTTTTTAATTACTCGGGTATAGATGCTTTTCCTCTTACCAAGCTTAGGGCTGAGCTTAAGAGTATGAACGCAGAGCTTTTGGTGGGGAAAAACACGCTGTTTTACAGAGCTTTTATGGATACTGCGGTCGCAGATCACAGAGAAGTGCTGGTGGGTCCTACCGCTTTGGTCTTTGCCTACGGCGATCCGGTGGTTGTTGCAAAAAAGATCTTTGAAGTTTCAAAGGAATTAAACGCAGAAAACCCTATAGCAAGCATAAAGGGTGGTTTTATGTCGGGTAGGTTCTTAAAACCTCAGGAAGTTCAAGCCCTTGCAGAATTGCCTCCAATTGACGTGCTTATATCCAAGCTTATAGGCACACTGCAGGCACCTTTGATTAATCTTATACTGGCGCTCAAAAGTGTGCCACAAAAGTTAGTTCTTACTTTAAAAGCCATAGAAGAGAAAAAATCCCAATAAGGAGGTATAAAGATGCCAGCTATTACCATTGAAGAGATAGTAGAAGCCATAGGTAACATGACAGTTTTGGAAGTTGCCGAATTGGTTAAAAGGCTTGAAGAGAAGTTTGGTGTCTCTGCAGCTGCTATGGTAGCAGCTGCGCCTGTAGCGGCGGGAGCCGCAACTGCTCCAGCTCCGGCAGCAGAAGAGAAAACGGAATTTACAGTAATACTCAAAAGCGCCGGCGCTAATAAAATAAACGTGATAAAAGTTATAAGGGAAATAACAGGTTTGGGTCTTAAGGAAGCAAAGGATTTGGTGGACGGTGCTCCCAAACCTGTAAAAGAAGGAATCTCAAAGGAGGAAGCGGAACAAATAGCCAAAAAACTTCAAGAAGCAGGGGCAGAAGTAGAGATAAAGTGATTACTTACAAAACTGAGCTTTTGAGTAAGCTATACCCCCTATTTCCAAAGGGGGTATTTTGTTTTTTTACGCTTCTGTGGTATAATTTCTTGTTTGACTTTAAAAATTTGGTAGAGGTAAGGACATGAAGAGAAACATAGCTCTTCCAAGAAAATTCTTTGGTAAAAGAGAAGAGCTGATTACTCCTCCCTATCTTCTTAAAGTTCCGAAAGATTCTTTTGAGTCTTTCATACAGTTTAAAAAAGCTCCCCAGAATAGAGAACTGAAGGGTTTAGAGTATCTGTTTAGGACCTCTTTTCCTTTTAAAGACCCAGACGAAAAGATTACCATAGAATACTTAGGATACGAAATTGGTGAATGG
It encodes the following:
- the rplJ gene encoding 50S ribosomal protein L10, whose amino-acid sequence is MRRAWALKAKLVDGYKDRINRSNLVIFFNYSGIDAFPLTKLRAELKSMNAELLVGKNTLFYRAFMDTAVADHREVLVGPTALVFAYGDPVVVAKKIFEVSKELNAENPIASIKGGFMSGRFLKPQEVQALAELPPIDVLISKLIGTLQAPLINLILALKSVPQKLVLTLKAIEEKKSQ
- the rplL gene encoding 50S ribosomal protein L7/L12 — its product is MPAITIEEIVEAIGNMTVLEVAELVKRLEEKFGVSAAAMVAAAPVAAGAATAPAPAAEEKTEFTVILKSAGANKINVIKVIREITGLGLKEAKDLVDGAPKPVKEGISKEEAEQIAKKLQEAGAEVEIK